One genomic segment of Mycolicibacterium chubuense NBB4 includes these proteins:
- a CDS encoding PucR family transcriptional regulator — protein sequence MATKRHDESLVAENVAAAIETIGPRAATIIESVQRLLAAEIAELRGDAQLLDLMRASVAGNVETVFDALRYGIDIERIEPPTAALEYSRRLAQHGVPANALVRAYRLGQQETLRHVLEEIRGTDVDAELALDVFDAISRVTFGYIDWISQQVVDAYEVERERWVENRNSVRAVRVRELLDVPDDHIGGVDIDAATAAIRYPLSRTHIAVILWTDAKDATGRELLKLERFLRELAESMALADSALFVAADRVSGWGWLALADSAMPDPVHHIREFAGTRSDAPCLAVGTARPGLAGFRQSHRQARNARRVAVAVTGRPDRRVTCAADPGVGAAALLTEGLPQTREWVGETLGPLADDTDSDARLRETLRVFLNEGSSYKAAAERLHLHHNSVKYRVQRAVERRGRPIADERLDVELALLACQHFGTAVLAPAKSTASLRK from the coding sequence GTGGCCACCAAACGTCATGACGAGTCCCTCGTGGCGGAGAACGTCGCGGCCGCCATCGAGACCATCGGCCCACGCGCCGCGACCATCATCGAGTCGGTCCAACGGCTCCTCGCAGCGGAGATCGCCGAGCTCAGGGGTGACGCCCAGCTGTTGGACCTGATGCGTGCCAGCGTGGCGGGCAACGTCGAGACGGTGTTCGATGCGCTGCGGTACGGGATCGACATCGAGCGCATCGAACCGCCGACCGCCGCGTTGGAGTATTCCCGGCGCCTGGCCCAGCATGGTGTTCCGGCCAATGCACTGGTCCGCGCCTATCGGTTGGGGCAGCAGGAGACGCTGCGCCACGTGCTGGAGGAGATCCGCGGGACCGACGTCGACGCCGAACTCGCTCTCGACGTTTTCGACGCGATCAGCCGCGTCACGTTCGGCTACATCGACTGGATCTCCCAGCAGGTCGTCGACGCCTATGAGGTCGAGCGCGAGCGCTGGGTCGAGAATCGCAACAGTGTGCGCGCGGTGAGGGTCCGAGAGCTGCTCGACGTGCCCGACGATCACATCGGTGGCGTCGACATCGACGCCGCGACCGCGGCCATCCGTTACCCGCTGTCGCGCACGCATATCGCCGTCATCCTGTGGACCGACGCGAAAGACGCAACGGGCCGGGAGTTACTGAAGCTGGAACGGTTCCTGCGCGAACTGGCCGAGTCGATGGCGTTGGCCGACAGTGCGCTGTTCGTCGCGGCCGACCGGGTCAGCGGATGGGGCTGGCTGGCTCTCGCGGACTCCGCGATGCCGGATCCGGTGCATCACATCCGGGAATTCGCCGGCACGCGCTCCGATGCGCCGTGCCTCGCCGTCGGCACGGCGCGACCCGGCCTGGCCGGATTCCGGCAGTCGCACCGGCAGGCGCGGAACGCGCGGCGGGTGGCGGTGGCAGTGACGGGGCGGCCGGATCGGCGTGTCACCTGCGCGGCCGACCCCGGTGTGGGCGCTGCAGCCCTGCTGACGGAGGGCTTGCCGCAGACGCGTGAGTGGGTCGGCGAGACGCTGGGCCCGCTGGCCGACGACACCGACAGCGACGCACGGCTGCGTGAAACGCTGCGCGTCTTCCTCAACGAGGGCTCGAGTTACAAGGCCGCCGCCGAACGCCTTCATCTGCACCACAATTCGGTCAAATACCGCGTTCAGCGCGCCGTCGAGCGTCGTGGCCGCCCGATCGCCGACGAGCGCCTCGATGTCGAACTCGCGTTGCTGGCCTGCCAGCATTTCGGGACCGCGGTGTTGGCACCAGCCAAGAGCACTGCCTCATTACGGAAATGA
- a CDS encoding class I adenylate-forming enzyme family protein, translated as MNLPLLPDRRAAVAPSAPCLADDDVSLANDQFLDAVRRAASALRRHGVGAGDVVAVMLPNTAYLVVAVFAAWRLGAAVTPLNPSSSNDEAAYQVTDAAAKVLIVSEPVDLGVKAAVVTTGDLTADAAPDAFVVPADPSALALLIYTSGTTGRPKGVMLDHANLDAMCRTVIDAFDLTSADHSLLILPLFHANGIVVGTLSPLLAGGQTTIAGRFKAAEFFDRVERTRATYFSAVPTIYTMLADLPADQQPDTSSLRFAACGAAPASVDVLNRFESRYGVPIVEGYGLSEGTAASTVNPLHGVRKPGTVGLPMPGQQVRIADTDGNSVADGDAGEVLIAGPNVMRGYLNRPEETAKTLVDGWLRTGDIGRFDEDGYLVLVDRSKDMIIRGGENIYPKEIETVAYRMAGVAEAAVVGRAHPVYGEEPVMFVSASPGCVLDAESVSEYLADSLTKYKRPVEITVLDALPKNAVGKIDKPALRRGLVACTATN; from the coding sequence GTGAATCTCCCACTCCTCCCCGACCGGCGCGCCGCCGTGGCGCCGTCCGCACCGTGTCTCGCCGACGACGACGTCAGCCTCGCCAACGACCAGTTCCTCGACGCGGTGCGTCGTGCCGCGTCCGCATTGCGGCGCCACGGGGTCGGCGCTGGCGATGTCGTGGCCGTCATGCTCCCCAATACCGCCTACCTGGTGGTCGCCGTCTTCGCGGCCTGGCGCCTGGGGGCGGCGGTGACGCCGCTGAATCCGTCGTCGTCGAATGACGAGGCGGCCTATCAGGTCACCGACGCGGCAGCCAAGGTCCTGATCGTCTCCGAACCCGTCGACCTCGGGGTGAAGGCCGCCGTCGTCACCACCGGTGACCTGACCGCCGACGCAGCGCCTGACGCGTTCGTGGTCCCTGCCGATCCGTCGGCCCTCGCTCTGCTGATCTACACCAGCGGGACCACCGGCCGGCCCAAGGGCGTCATGCTCGACCACGCCAACCTCGACGCGATGTGCCGGACGGTCATCGACGCCTTCGACCTGACCAGCGCCGATCACAGCCTGCTGATCCTTCCGCTGTTCCACGCCAACGGCATCGTGGTGGGCACCTTGTCGCCGCTGCTGGCGGGCGGACAGACGACGATCGCCGGCCGCTTCAAGGCCGCCGAGTTCTTCGACCGCGTCGAGCGGACCCGCGCCACATATTTCTCGGCGGTGCCGACCATCTACACGATGCTCGCCGACCTGCCCGCCGACCAGCAGCCCGACACCTCGTCGCTGCGGTTCGCCGCGTGCGGGGCGGCGCCCGCCAGCGTGGATGTGCTGAACCGGTTCGAAAGCCGTTACGGCGTGCCCATCGTCGAGGGCTACGGACTGTCCGAGGGAACGGCGGCCAGCACCGTGAACCCGCTGCACGGCGTGCGCAAGCCGGGCACCGTCGGGCTGCCGATGCCGGGCCAGCAGGTCCGCATCGCCGACACCGACGGCAACAGTGTCGCCGACGGCGACGCCGGTGAGGTGCTGATCGCCGGCCCCAACGTGATGCGCGGTTACCTGAACCGGCCCGAGGAAACGGCCAAGACGCTCGTCGACGGCTGGTTGCGCACCGGCGACATCGGCCGGTTCGACGAGGACGGCTATCTGGTGCTCGTCGACCGGTCCAAGGACATGATCATCCGCGGTGGGGAGAACATCTACCCCAAGGAGATCGAGACGGTCGCCTATCGGATGGCCGGCGTGGCCGAGGCCGCGGTGGTCGGACGTGCCCACCCGGTGTACGGCGAGGAGCCGGTGATGTTCGTGTCGGCATCGCCCGGATGTGTCCTCGACGCCGAGTCGGTCTCTGAGTACCTGGCCGACTCATTGACGAAATACAAACGGCCCGTGGAGATCACGGTGCTCGATGCGCTGCCCAAGAACGCCGTCGGCAAGATCGACAAGCCCGCGCTGCGCCGCGGCCTTGTCGCCTGCACGGCCACGAACTGA
- a CDS encoding trypsin-like peptidase domain-containing protein yields MTHFLDEVPFDFSDPVAQQLRNLLATSYFRESEIIDFVQVAGLDPSRIAWGQTARAMWADTLRRGSMEGKNRALVEVISNSGDAAVAATLQDMLGPSPAAPAPAPEPDWKASPMSATQERQTAAEPTLLDVTFLERGTELARGVVRLRVTMPIGKRYYGSGFLIGPDRVLTNHHVLYDDDHGGARATRVEVWFGYERAFGGVLRPHTALEGDTGSILGDPDHDWAVVRVSATEVPSTAVVIDTGTLGSVGVDDRVYIIQHPNGGPKQIGMIHNVVRFVDDDIVQYLTDTEGGSSGSPVFDEEWHLVALHHQSTETKVNKTIEVRNQGRQMTRVVAGLTDAGLR; encoded by the coding sequence ATGACACATTTTCTCGACGAAGTTCCATTCGACTTCAGCGATCCGGTCGCACAGCAGCTGCGGAACCTCCTGGCAACAAGCTATTTTCGGGAGTCCGAGATCATCGACTTCGTGCAAGTAGCCGGCCTCGATCCGTCCCGTATCGCATGGGGGCAGACAGCCAGGGCGATGTGGGCCGACACCCTGCGACGTGGATCGATGGAGGGTAAGAACCGCGCGCTTGTCGAGGTCATCAGTAACAGCGGTGATGCCGCCGTCGCGGCCACGCTGCAAGACATGCTGGGACCATCCCCCGCGGCGCCCGCACCGGCACCCGAGCCGGACTGGAAAGCCTCTCCCATGTCGGCCACCCAGGAACGGCAGACGGCTGCCGAACCCACCCTGCTCGACGTCACCTTCCTCGAGCGTGGCACTGAACTGGCTCGCGGCGTGGTGCGGTTGCGCGTCACCATGCCCATCGGTAAGCGCTACTACGGCAGCGGCTTTCTCATCGGACCTGATCGTGTGCTGACCAATCATCACGTGCTGTACGACGACGACCATGGTGGCGCCCGGGCCACTCGAGTGGAAGTCTGGTTCGGCTATGAACGCGCCTTCGGCGGGGTCCTTCGGCCACATACTGCCCTCGAGGGAGACACCGGCTCCATTCTCGGTGACCCTGACCACGACTGGGCCGTCGTGCGGGTCAGCGCAACCGAGGTTCCCTCGACCGCGGTCGTCATCGACACGGGCACACTCGGATCGGTAGGGGTTGATGATCGCGTCTACATCATCCAGCATCCGAATGGTGGTCCCAAGCAAATCGGAATGATCCACAACGTCGTCAGATTCGTCGATGACGATATCGTGCAGTATCTGACCGACACCGAAGGCGGGTCATCGGGATCCCCCGTCTTCGACGAGGAGTGGCATTTGGTCGCCCTTCATCATCAGAGCACAGAGACCAAGGTCAACAAAACTATCGAAGTCCGTAATCAGGGGCGACAGATGACGCGCGTCGTGGCCGGCCTCACCGACGCGGGACTGCGATAA
- a CDS encoding DNA/RNA non-specific endonuclease, with the protein MSGNLDRSRSPADGCVVDERSEVSTAPEDYADRPGYDPAFLGAEFCIAMPTLSRERAADALEIVGGGTELRFWTYSSVMSRSRRLPIISAANFDRNSKQQPARPQEWLLDPRLDEDTARAKQRQITDSWYKHQNSAGLGRGPFDRGHLTAFENATWGTEPLRNGTDTFYFSNCAPQVSAFNEHEVWREIEVWAAGKGTAGKLSIFNGPIFDAPQSSKRDDGYYALNPFDPDTADPTLQTVAIPKQYFKVAAYVENRVMKVQSFIVTQEDYFGSIDDFEDWQETLTAAELALYRVPIATVAHLTGLDFGILTSQDVVANEAAAAPELLLTCEDLHNLT; encoded by the coding sequence ATGAGCGGGAATCTTGACAGGTCGCGGTCGCCAGCCGATGGATGCGTCGTCGACGAGCGGAGTGAAGTCAGCACGGCGCCAGAGGATTATGCTGATCGTCCGGGCTATGACCCGGCGTTTCTCGGCGCAGAATTCTGCATTGCGATGCCCACCCTCAGCCGTGAGAGAGCAGCCGATGCACTTGAAATCGTGGGTGGTGGAACAGAATTACGATTCTGGACGTACTCATCTGTGATGAGCCGCTCCCGCCGGCTTCCCATCATCTCAGCGGCGAACTTCGATCGGAATTCGAAACAGCAGCCGGCTCGGCCGCAGGAGTGGTTGCTGGATCCTCGGCTCGACGAGGACACCGCTCGCGCAAAGCAACGTCAGATCACAGACAGCTGGTACAAGCACCAGAATTCTGCTGGATTGGGCCGGGGGCCATTCGACCGCGGTCACCTCACTGCGTTCGAGAACGCGACCTGGGGTACAGAGCCGTTGCGCAACGGTACGGATACCTTTTACTTCAGTAACTGTGCCCCCCAGGTGAGCGCATTTAACGAACACGAAGTGTGGCGCGAGATTGAGGTCTGGGCAGCCGGAAAAGGGACGGCGGGAAAACTTTCAATATTTAACGGGCCTATCTTCGACGCCCCCCAGAGCTCGAAGCGCGATGACGGCTACTACGCTTTGAACCCTTTCGACCCCGACACCGCCGACCCGACTTTGCAGACGGTGGCCATTCCTAAGCAGTACTTCAAGGTGGCTGCGTATGTCGAGAACAGAGTGATGAAGGTTCAATCGTTCATCGTCACCCAAGAGGACTACTTCGGGTCCATCGACGACTTCGAGGACTGGCAAGAGACCCTCACAGCAGCCGAACTCGCCCTGTACCGCGTTCCGATCGCGACGGTGGCGCACCTGACCGGTCTTGATTTCGGGATCCTGACCAGCCAGGATGTTGTTGCCAACGAGGCGGCGGCTGCCCCCGAGCTTCTCCTCACATGCGAGGATTTACACAACCTGACCTAA
- a CDS encoding type II toxin-antitoxin system PemK/MazF family toxin, which translates to MRGEVFRLNAARGSRGHEQSGTRYAVVVQSDQLPLSTWLVAPTSTSARAASFRPDVKIGGINTRVLAEQAAAVDPGRLGKSVGFLSFDEMRRVDAALRVVLDL; encoded by the coding sequence GTGCGTGGTGAGGTCTTTCGGTTGAATGCCGCGAGGGGGAGTCGCGGCCACGAGCAGTCCGGTACCCGATACGCCGTAGTCGTCCAGTCGGACCAGCTGCCGCTGTCCACTTGGTTGGTTGCGCCAACCTCCACATCGGCTCGTGCCGCCAGCTTTCGACCCGACGTTAAAATCGGCGGCATTAACACCCGGGTGCTTGCCGAGCAGGCCGCAGCGGTCGACCCGGGCCGACTCGGGAAGAGCGTCGGGTTCCTGAGCTTCGACGAGATGCGCCGTGTTGACGCGGCTCTTCGGGTAGTCCTCGATCTATGA
- a CDS encoding AAA family ATPase, producing MAAVRKVSAEELRRRFGLDSETSVAPNPDTFAENDSLPGSRISTARKRLRDSVALVGAFDSAMLPQNRSPRAGGEIAEFIAGDCEPVTTPSGLHWRLTLPVRKAVIDAAAPSRLNDLVKAGRKIIGTHALGIDPLLDAAERIVGNAFDDIPHMSLIESRALIAAASWFPADVRTPDQDILTGRIAVLEQLEPLRILVKDGFVGRRRELRRLRNHILVDEDPGVLALTGPGGVGKSSLLAQAVLAANDESRPPLVAYLTFDRPELRADQPLTLIAEAARQLSAVVSDDSRALALKIERQSHDSNRRATSALVSRSSVGSSTRTAKRDSTKDLFKLAWQYAQILDHTYPERRILWVLDTFEVAQRVGEVAVAGAFDLIDVLRSKLGDRLRVLIAGRGDVGGDRVQRMHLEGLDRPTARTLLRREVSGLALNRKFLDAVLDQIGTNPLSVRLAGELLRREGREGLHTAEVQRRLLFRVGSEEIQGVLYKRILDHLDDEDVQRIANPGLVVRRIDAGIIRQVLAAPCGLGDLSLEAANDLLERLGREASLVEPAGVGVFVHRSDVRAIMLPLIEREDMTRATSIRRAAVLYHANRYAQSKDLIDKTEELYHRLMLGESAKELTAVWDRDAAVLLQPALDEFPPASQAYLAERLGWTVDPEVFRAAEDESWAEQAARLCRQRLDTGDATGALALARERSSDQVRSLMDPIIIEAMATLGRWNDALGQAERTLQWATRKGEWQTYVAVSVMAARIAEDAAQWDQALTLLRDARDVTQDYSDIVMHLAAGVAMLRIQRRAGRTLTPADADFRATVLAEGRALSETDRRLNPTLIRDMAAEFGSEAMDLVSAATQLVGVDLGSEAGDQLIGSLSSEDRSSFNIFYSTPDSRDTLSESGDAVAPTPSSDSGDNLDWLRSGTSVEQSNRVNEYLGNISGTSEEGEWSDAIASAFRVESDDSAY from the coding sequence ATGGCCGCGGTGCGAAAGGTCAGCGCCGAGGAGTTGCGTCGGCGATTCGGCCTCGACTCCGAGACCTCGGTGGCCCCGAACCCCGATACCTTTGCCGAAAATGACTCTCTCCCCGGCAGCCGAATCAGTACCGCACGTAAACGGTTGCGCGACAGCGTCGCCCTGGTCGGCGCCTTCGACTCGGCGATGCTTCCGCAGAACCGTTCCCCGCGCGCCGGTGGGGAGATCGCCGAGTTCATCGCGGGGGATTGCGAGCCGGTCACCACACCGAGCGGACTGCATTGGCGACTTACCCTGCCGGTACGAAAGGCCGTCATCGACGCAGCCGCCCCGTCGCGCCTCAACGACCTCGTCAAGGCCGGCCGCAAAATCATCGGGACGCACGCGCTCGGCATCGACCCACTGCTCGATGCGGCAGAGCGCATTGTAGGCAACGCATTTGACGACATTCCGCATATGTCGCTCATCGAATCGCGCGCGCTGATAGCCGCCGCATCATGGTTTCCAGCGGATGTCCGTACGCCCGACCAAGACATCTTGACAGGCCGCATCGCGGTACTCGAACAACTGGAACCGCTCCGAATCCTCGTTAAGGACGGTTTCGTCGGACGGCGCCGGGAGCTGCGCCGGTTGCGAAACCATATCCTGGTCGATGAGGACCCTGGAGTCTTGGCGCTCACTGGCCCCGGCGGCGTGGGGAAATCCTCGCTGCTGGCCCAGGCCGTGCTGGCCGCCAACGACGAGTCGCGTCCACCACTGGTGGCCTACCTGACGTTCGACCGGCCCGAGCTGCGCGCGGATCAGCCATTGACCTTGATCGCTGAAGCCGCACGGCAACTGTCGGCGGTCGTCTCCGACGATTCGCGAGCCCTCGCATTGAAAATCGAGCGGCAGTCCCACGACTCGAATAGGCGGGCCACCTCGGCCCTTGTCAGCCGATCGAGCGTCGGTAGTTCGACTCGGACTGCCAAACGTGATTCAACGAAGGACCTGTTCAAACTGGCCTGGCAGTATGCCCAAATACTCGACCACACTTATCCCGAGCGCCGAATCCTTTGGGTGTTAGACACGTTCGAGGTCGCCCAGCGCGTCGGTGAGGTCGCCGTCGCCGGCGCGTTCGATTTGATCGATGTGCTGCGGTCAAAGCTCGGCGATCGGTTGCGGGTGTTGATTGCCGGGCGGGGCGACGTGGGCGGAGACCGAGTGCAGCGAATGCATCTTGAGGGCCTAGACCGGCCCACGGCACGCACACTGCTGCGCCGCGAGGTCAGTGGCCTCGCCCTGAACCGGAAATTTCTCGATGCCGTACTCGACCAGATCGGGACGAACCCTCTCAGTGTGCGGCTTGCGGGTGAATTACTCCGGCGGGAAGGACGCGAAGGGCTTCATACAGCGGAAGTGCAGCGGCGGCTGCTTTTCCGGGTCGGGAGCGAAGAAATTCAGGGTGTGCTCTACAAGCGGATCCTCGATCACCTCGACGATGAGGACGTCCAACGGATCGCTAACCCCGGTCTGGTGGTTCGGCGGATTGACGCCGGAATCATCCGCCAAGTGTTGGCCGCGCCGTGTGGCCTCGGTGACCTATCCCTCGAAGCGGCCAATGACCTCCTGGAACGGCTGGGGCGCGAGGCTTCTCTGGTGGAACCGGCCGGAGTCGGCGTATTCGTGCACCGAAGCGACGTCCGCGCCATCATGCTTCCCCTCATCGAGCGCGAGGACATGACGCGCGCGACCAGCATCCGGCGGGCAGCGGTCCTTTACCATGCCAATCGCTATGCGCAGTCAAAAGACCTGATCGACAAGACCGAGGAGTTGTATCACCGGCTGATGCTGGGGGAGTCCGCCAAGGAACTCACTGCTGTGTGGGACCGGGACGCCGCGGTGCTGCTGCAGCCCGCTCTCGACGAGTTTCCGCCGGCATCTCAGGCCTACCTCGCCGAACGCTTGGGCTGGACAGTCGATCCGGAGGTATTCCGGGCTGCCGAAGACGAGTCATGGGCCGAGCAGGCCGCGCGGCTATGCCGCCAGAGGCTCGACACCGGTGACGCCACAGGTGCGCTGGCACTGGCCCGGGAACGCAGCAGCGACCAGGTGCGCTCATTGATGGATCCGATCATCATCGAGGCGATGGCTACGCTCGGTCGGTGGAACGACGCGCTCGGGCAAGCCGAGCGAACCCTCCAATGGGCGACGAGGAAAGGCGAGTGGCAGACCTACGTCGCGGTGTCGGTGATGGCCGCCCGCATCGCCGAGGACGCAGCCCAGTGGGACCAGGCTCTGACCCTGCTGCGTGACGCGCGCGACGTGACCCAGGATTACAGTGACATCGTCATGCACTTGGCCGCCGGCGTGGCGATGTTGCGCATCCAGCGTCGGGCAGGGCGGACGCTGACGCCGGCTGACGCGGACTTCCGCGCGACGGTGTTGGCGGAAGGACGCGCCCTCTCCGAAACCGACCGCCGACTCAACCCCACGCTGATCCGCGATATGGCCGCCGAATTTGGTTCGGAAGCTATGGATTTGGTTTCAGCGGCGACACAGTTGGTTGGAGTTGACCTCGGCTCCGAAGCAGGCGACCAACTCATCGGCTCGCTGTCGAGCGAGGATAGATCATCGTTCAACATCTTCTACTCGACGCCCGATTCACGAGACACTCTTTCCGAGTCTGGGGACGCGGTAGCCCCGACGCCGTCATCGGACTCAGGGGACAACCTGGACTGGTTACGAAGCGGGACGTCGGTCGAGCAGAGTAACCGGGTCAACGAGTACCTGGGCAATATCAGCGGCACGTCGGAAGAGGGTGAGTGGTCCGACGCCATTGCTAGCGCCTTCCGCGTCGAGTCGGACGACTCGGCGTACTAA
- a CDS encoding patatin-like phospholipase family protein, with product MSDKVSDAASPVRMIPSDSGERPLAGLGLCLSGGGYRAMVFHLGVLWRLNETGQLTELDRVSSVSGGSITAGVLAKNWAHLEFRNGVAQNFVDLCVEPVRRMASTDIDIAAVALGMLIPGVSISNRVAKAYRRILFGKATLQDLPDSPRFVFNATNLESGALLRFSKPYLADYRVGKIDSPDLWIATAVAASSAFPPFLSPATLDLEDEEWVTEPGNDLATPDFRGEIQLSDGGVYDNLGLETVWKKCKTILVSDGGGHMAADATPPTDWARQLRRVLDVEDNQVRALRKRQVVGAFQSGDRTGMYVGIRSHISDFPTSVLSADPVTVTRLAATPTRLDAMDPALQEQLINWGYVVCDAGLRSFHLADDLRGAPATGLPYPHRTLT from the coding sequence ATGAGCGACAAGGTGAGTGACGCGGCAAGTCCGGTCCGGATGATCCCCTCCGACAGCGGAGAGCGGCCATTGGCGGGCCTGGGACTGTGCCTGTCCGGCGGCGGATACCGGGCGATGGTCTTCCACCTCGGGGTGCTGTGGCGGCTTAACGAAACGGGTCAGTTAACCGAGCTCGACCGGGTATCCAGCGTCTCCGGGGGCTCGATCACCGCGGGCGTGCTGGCCAAGAACTGGGCCCACCTGGAATTCCGGAACGGGGTCGCCCAGAATTTCGTCGACTTGTGCGTCGAGCCAGTGCGGCGCATGGCGAGTACCGACATCGACATCGCCGCCGTCGCACTAGGAATGCTAATACCGGGCGTGTCGATCTCGAACCGGGTGGCGAAGGCCTACCGACGGATCCTCTTCGGCAAAGCCACGCTGCAAGACCTTCCCGACAGCCCGCGTTTCGTGTTCAACGCGACCAATCTGGAATCCGGTGCGCTGCTGAGATTCAGCAAGCCCTACCTCGCCGATTACCGGGTTGGCAAAATCGATTCACCTGACCTGTGGATCGCCACCGCCGTCGCCGCGTCGTCCGCGTTTCCGCCGTTCCTGTCGCCGGCCACCCTCGACCTCGAGGACGAGGAGTGGGTCACCGAACCGGGCAACGACCTCGCAACGCCGGACTTTCGCGGTGAAATTCAGCTCAGCGACGGGGGAGTCTACGACAACCTCGGACTGGAAACAGTCTGGAAAAAGTGCAAGACGATACTTGTCAGTGACGGCGGCGGCCACATGGCCGCCGACGCGACACCACCGACCGACTGGGCCCGCCAACTCAGAAGGGTCCTGGACGTGGAAGACAATCAGGTACGGGCGCTGCGAAAACGGCAGGTCGTCGGCGCCTTCCAGAGCGGCGACCGAACCGGCATGTATGTCGGGATCCGCAGCCACATCAGCGATTTCCCGACTAGCGTGCTGTCCGCGGACCCGGTGACGGTCACGCGACTGGCTGCCACACCGACACGACTCGACGCGATGGACCCCGCTCTTCAGGAGCAGCTCATCAACTGGGGCTACGTCGTCTGCGACGCCGGCCTGCGCTCCTTCCACCTCGCCGACGATCTGCGCGGTGCCCCCGCCACCGGGTTGCCCTACCCGCACCGCACGCTGACCTAG